One genomic region from Daphnia magna isolate NIES linkage group LG10, ASM2063170v1.1, whole genome shotgun sequence encodes:
- the LOC116932445 gene encoding serine/threonine-protein kinase mig-15 isoform X3, with the protein MAHGSPNVNCSLDEIDLNALKDPAGIFELIEVVGNGTYGQVYKGRHTKTGQLAAIKVMDVTEDEEEEIKLEINVLKKFSHHRNIATYFGAFIKKSPPGKDDQLWLVMEYCGAGSVTDLVKSTKGQSLKEEWIAYICREILRGLAHLHANKVIHRDIKGQNVLLTDNAEVKLVDFGVSAQLDRTIGRRNTFIGTPYWMAPEVIACEHNSEATYDNRSDLWSLGITALEMAESQPPLCDMHPMRALFLIPRNPPPRLKSKKWAKKFQNFIETVLVKDYHQRPYTEHLLKHPFIRDQPTERQVRIQLKDHIDRCKKHKQQKEREDYRYSGSENEEEEHPVAGEPSSIINQVQGGDTLRRNFQQIQEGKTLTSPSPKDPREARERERERERVERERERERERERDRERERDREREREREIRDRENRNRGGGKESKREKEEFIDPSPPARPPLPQRLIDPPPPSRPLPLPPKEERKQATPPVSSQQQHHHRQGHHGQQPPQQPPRNSQLFKQAQARKPEELDVLAAHLNELGLSGSPAAAAGPSSAGAPSHSAYPVAPSRSNGNKAALPEPASQFAAAAAAREAAREASREAAREAARGVAREAATAREAAVAAAAAAAAAAAAAAQHSDSDNEEEPAVRGTRNDGTLLASDPPKPLPSEPSVAAIKEGTAMGAGAPNRPLPPTPDEDANERTLIMKRMLKDWDFAQFFPNWNAAPVATGTRSSEEPAEEKSSSSSGSSSGRGVTSSTSAATPPRMHRRNESDSALSNVAKNVDPLFSSRMPWVGGRHRSIREPTLSSDESVSLTEFSRKASQLELRSKPGGTLTGEFAPPRREKTDILDLRRLELKRELEERRRANGETGRHSQSEVNGSAVINLPTSRPSRPPLLKSTSEPCAPLALFRDHQQNRDERHSEAHRMDASSSSGVQHHMGTPGSRSSTVLPDLLSQASTPSGHRLDKSSSEEQYRQALNKSTPLHLQQKQRSFLTFGFGASGGNSAGGSSTGTERSSLAVGIGGGPPRRESNINVNVTPTSHDAVPDTPEIRKYKKRFNSEVLCASLWGVNLLIGTENGLMLLDRSGQGKVYQLISRRRFQQMEVLEGQNILVTVSGKKNRVRVYYLSWLKSKILRTEGVGDQNIEKRNGWINVGDLQGSVHFKIVKYEKIKFLVIALRDSIEIYAWAPRPYHKFMAFKSFGDLAHRPLLVDLTIEEGTRLKVIYGSAEGFHAIDLDQSSVYDIYIPKHIQNAITPHTIVTLPNSNGMQMLLCYDNEGVYVNTSGKMLKNVVLQWGEMPTSVAFIGIGEIMGWGNKAIEIRNVETGHLDGVFMHKKAQRLKFLCERNDKVFFSSAKGGSTWQIYFMVLNKPGMANW; encoded by the exons ATGGCTCACGGTTCCCCTAATGTCAACTGTTCACTGGATGAAATAGACCTTAATGCCCTCAAG GATCCGGCTGGCATTTTTGAGCTCATCGAGGTTGTTGGAAATGGAACCTATGGCCAAGTGTACAAG GGGCGCCACACCAAGACGGGTCAACTGGCCGCCATCAAAGTCATGGACGTTACAGAG gacgaagaagaggaaatcaAATTGGAGATCAACGTcctgaaaaaattttcacaCCACCGCAACATTGCCACCTATTTCGGTGCTTTTATTAAGAAGAGTCCACCAGGCAAAGACGATCAGCTCTGg CTGGTGATGGAATACTGCGGTGCCGGATCAGTAACGGACCTGGTCAAAT CTACCAAGGGACAGAGCCTCAAGGAAGAATGGATCGCTTACATCTGCCGAGAGATCCTGCGCGGGCTGGCTCACTTGCACGCCAACAAGGTCATCCATCGTGACATTAAGGGTCAGAATGTCCTATTAACAGACAATGCCGAAGTGAAATTAG TGGATTTTGGTGTAAGTGCCCAGCTGGATCGGACGATTGGCCGCCGCAACACGTTCATTGGGACGCCGTACTGGATGGCGCCCGAAGTGATTGCCTGCGAGCACAACTCTGAGGCGACTTACGACAATCGAAGTGATTTGTGGAGCCTGGGCATCACGGCCCTCGAGATGGCCGAAAGTCAGCCGCCGTTGTGCGACATGCACCCGATGCGCGCCCTCTTTCTGATCCCGCGCAATCCGCCGCCTCGCCTCAAGTCGAAGAAATGGGCCAAAAAGTTCCAGAATTTCATTGAGACAGTGTTGGTCAAGGATTATCACCAGCGCCCTTACACAGAGCATCTGCTCAAGCATCCATTCATTCGCGACCAGCCGACCGAACGGCAAGTTCGCATCCAGCTCAAGGACCACATTGACAGGTGCAAGAAACACAAGCAgcaaaaag AACGAGAAGATTATCGATATAGTGGTTCAGAGAATGAGGAAGAGGAACACCCAGTGGCGGGCGAGCCGTCTTCCATCATTAACCAAGTTCAGGGTGGTGATACTCTACGCCGCAATTTCCAGCAGATTCAG GAAGGTAAAACGCTGACGAGCCCGAGCCCCAAGGATCCGCGAGAAGCTCGCGAGCGTGAAAGAGAGCGTGAACGCGTGGAAAGGGAACGAGAACGCGAGAGAGAACGTGAGCGTGATcgtgaaagagagagagaccgcGAGcgtgaaagagagagagagattcGCGATCGCGAGAACCGCAACAGGGGAGGGGGCAAAGAGAGCAAACGcgagaaagaagaatttaTCGATCCCAGTCCACCGGCTAGGCCTCCACTCCCGCAGAGACTCATCG ATCCACCGCCACCTTCTCGGCCACTTCCTCTACCTCCAAAAGAAGAACGGAAACAGGCCACTCCTCCCGTTTCTTCGCAGCAACAACACCATCACCGTCAGGGTCATCACGGACAACAACCTCCTCAACAGCCGCCGAGGAATTCGCAGCTTTTCAAGCAAGCCCAGGCTCGCAAACCAGAA GAGTTGGACGTGCTGGCTGCCCATTTGAATGAACTCGGACTGAGCGGCTCGCCGGCTGCTGCCGCTGGTCCGTCTTCTGCCGGTGCCCCGTCTCATTCAGCTTATCCAGTTGCGCCTAGCCGTTCAAACGGCAATAAAGCGGCTCTGCCTGAGCCGGCGTCGCAGTTCGCGGCTGCAGCCGCAGCTCGTGAAGCTGCACGTGAAGCGTCTCGTGAAGCGGCACGCGAGGCAGCGCGGGGAGTTGCCCGTGAGGCTGCTACTGCTCGGGAAGCTGCGGTTGCTGCAGCGGCGgcagccgccgccgccgcagcTGCTGCTGCCCAGCACAGCGATTCAGATAACGAAGAAGAACCGGCTGTGCGTGGAACACGGAATGATGGGACCCTTCTTGCCAGCGATCCACCGAAACCTCT GCCCAGCGAGCCAAGCGTCGCTGCAATTAAAGAAG GAACGGCAATGGGAGCTGGCGCTCCGAATCGGCCGCTACCACCAACACCGGATGAGGATGCCAACGAACGGACGCTGATCATGAAGCGG ATGCTGAAGGACTGGGACTTTGCCCAGTTTTTTCCCAACTGGAACGCGGCGCCGGTAGCGACAGGGACGCGCAGCAGCGAAGAACCGGCGGAAGAAAAGAGTAGCAGCTCGAGCGGAAGCAGTTCCGGCCGTGGGGTAACGTCCTCTACGTCGGCGGCAACTCCCCCGCGCATGCACCGACGCAACGAATCGGATTCAGCTCTTTCCAACGTCGCCAAAAATGTCGATCCGTTGTTCAGTTCGCGGATGCCGTGGGTCGGTGGCCGTCACCGGAGTATTAGAGAACCGACGCTATCCAGCGACGAGTCTGTCAGTTTGACGGAGTTTAGTCGCAAAGCTTCGCAGCTGGAATTACGGAGCAAACCGGGCGGCACTCTGACGGGCGAATTTGCCCCGCCTCGTCGGGAGAAGACGGACATTCTCGATCTTCGCCGGCTTGAGCTCAAGAGGGAGCTGGAAGAGCGGAGACGAGCCAACGGAGAGACAGGCCGTCACAGCCAATCAGAAGTCAACGGATCAGCCGTGATCAACTTGCCCACATCTCGCCCGTCTCGACCTCCCCTATTGAAATCCACCTCCGAACCTTGCGCTCCCCTCGCTCTCTTCAGGGACCACCAACAG AACCGAGATGAACGGCATTCTGAAGCTCATCGAATGGACGCGTCATCGTCATCGGGAGTACAGCACCACATGGGTACGCCCGGATCTCGTTCCAGCACCGTTTTACCCGACCTGCTCTCTCAA GCATCCACACCCAGCGGCCATCGGCTAGACAAGTCTTCCAGCGAAGAG CAGTATCGTCAAGCGTTGAATAAATCCACCCCACTTCATCTCCAGCAGAAGCAGCGTTCGTTTTTGACGTTCGGCTTCGGTGCCAGTGGTGGCAATAGCGCCGGCGGATCGTCTACCGGCACCGAAAGGTCTTCGCTGGCCGTGGGCATCGGTGGCGGTCCGCCGCGCCGAGAGTCCAACATTAACGTCAATGTGACACCGACGTCACACGATGCCGTGCCGGACACGCCTGAAATCCGCAAGTACAAGAAGCGATTCAATTCTGAAGTGCTCTGCGCTTCTTTATGGG GAGTCAATTTACTGATTGGAACGGAGAATGGCTTGATGTTGCTGGACCGTAGCGGTCAAGGCAAAGTCTACCAGTTGATATCACGCCGGCGTTTCCAGCAAATGGAAGTGCTCGAAGGTCAGAACATCCTGGTGACGGTATCTGGCAAGAAGAACCGCGTCCGCGTTTACTACCTCTCGTGGCTCAAGTCCAAGATTCTACGCACCGAGGGCGTTGGCGATCAGAACATTGAGAAACGCAATGGATGGATCAATGTTGGTGACCTCCAAGGCTCTGTCCACTTTAAGATCGTCAAATACGAAAAGATCAAATTCCTCGTCATAGCCCTGCGTGACAGTATCGAGATCTACGCTTGGGCGCCACGCCCTTATCACAAATTTATGGCTTTCAAA TCTTTTGGAGACTTAGCTCATCGTCCTCTCCTAGTCGATTTGACTATCGAAGAAGGAACCCGTCTCAAAGTCATTTATGGATCGGCCGAAGGATTTCATGCCATCGACTTGGATCAAAGCTCAGTCTACGATATCTACATCCCTAAACAC attcaaAACGCAATCACTCCACATACGATCGTGACGTTGCCCAACTCGAACGGCATGCAAATGCTTTTGTGCTATGACAATGAAGGTGTCTACGTCAACACATCAGGGAAG ATGCTCAAGAACGTGGTGCTGCAGTGGGGCGAGATGCCGACCAGCGTGGCCTTCATCGGTATCGGCGAGATTATGGGCTGGGGCAACAAGGCCATTGAAATTCGCAATGTGGAAACTGGACACTTGGACGGTGTATTCATGCACAAGAAAGCCCAGAGGCTAAAATTCCTCTGCGAACGTAACGACAAG GTGTTTTTCTCGTCAGCCAAAGGTGGTTCGACTTGGCAAATCTACTTTATGGTTCTCAACAAGCCCGGAATGGCAAATTGGTAA
- the LOC116932445 gene encoding serine/threonine-protein kinase mig-15 isoform X7: MAHGSPNVNCSLDEIDLNALKDPAGIFELIEVVGNGTYGQVYKGRHTKTGQLAAIKVMDVTEDEEEEIKLEINVLKKFSHHRNIATYFGAFIKKSPPGKDDQLWLVMEYCGAGSVTDLVKSTKGQSLKEEWIAYICREILRGLAHLHANKVIHRDIKGQNVLLTDNAEVKLVDFGVSAQLDRTIGRRNTFIGTPYWMAPEVIACEHNSEATYDNRSDLWSLGITALEMAESQPPLCDMHPMRALFLIPRNPPPRLKSKKWAKKFQNFIETVLVKDYHQRPYTEHLLKHPFIRDQPTERQVRIQLKDHIDRCKKHKQQKEREDYRYSGSENEEEEHPVAGEPSSIINQVQGGDTLRRNFQQIQEGKTLTSPSPKDPREARERERERERVERERERERERERDRERERDREREREREIRDRENRNRGGGKESKREKEEFIDPSPPARPPLPQRLIVVPDPPPPSRPLPLPPKEERKQATPPVSSQQQHHHRQGHHGQQPPQQPPRNSQLFKQAQARKPEELDVLAAHLNELGLSGSPAAAAGPSSAGAPSHSAYPVAPSRSNGNKAALPEPASQFAAAAAAREAAREASREAAREAARGVAREAATAREAAVAAAAAAAAAAAAAAQHSDSDNEEEPAVRGTRNDGTLLASDPPKPLPSEPSVAAIKEGTAMGAGAPNRPLPPTPDEDANERTLIMKRNRDERHSEAHRMDASSSSGVQHHMGTPGSRSSTVLPDLLSQASTPSGHRLDKSSSEEQYRQALNKSTPLHLQQKQRSFLTFGFGASGGNSAGGSSTGTERSSLAVGIGGGPPRRESNINVNVTPTSHDAVPDTPEIRKYKKRFNSEVLCASLWGVNLLIGTENGLMLLDRSGQGKVYQLISRRRFQQMEVLEGQNILVTVSGKKNRVRVYYLSWLKSKILRTEGVGDQNIEKRNGWINVGDLQGSVHFKIVKYEKIKFLVIALRDSIEIYAWAPRPYHKFMAFKSFGDLAHRPLLVDLTIEEGTRLKVIYGSAEGFHAIDLDQSSVYDIYIPKHIQNAITPHTIVTLPNSNGMQMLLCYDNEGVYVNTSGKMLKNVVLQWGEMPTSVAFIGIGEIMGWGNKAIEIRNVETGHLDGVFMHKKAQRLKFLCERNDKVFFSSAKGGSTWQIYFMVLNKPGMANW, encoded by the exons ATGGCTCACGGTTCCCCTAATGTCAACTGTTCACTGGATGAAATAGACCTTAATGCCCTCAAG GATCCGGCTGGCATTTTTGAGCTCATCGAGGTTGTTGGAAATGGAACCTATGGCCAAGTGTACAAG GGGCGCCACACCAAGACGGGTCAACTGGCCGCCATCAAAGTCATGGACGTTACAGAG gacgaagaagaggaaatcaAATTGGAGATCAACGTcctgaaaaaattttcacaCCACCGCAACATTGCCACCTATTTCGGTGCTTTTATTAAGAAGAGTCCACCAGGCAAAGACGATCAGCTCTGg CTGGTGATGGAATACTGCGGTGCCGGATCAGTAACGGACCTGGTCAAAT CTACCAAGGGACAGAGCCTCAAGGAAGAATGGATCGCTTACATCTGCCGAGAGATCCTGCGCGGGCTGGCTCACTTGCACGCCAACAAGGTCATCCATCGTGACATTAAGGGTCAGAATGTCCTATTAACAGACAATGCCGAAGTGAAATTAG TGGATTTTGGTGTAAGTGCCCAGCTGGATCGGACGATTGGCCGCCGCAACACGTTCATTGGGACGCCGTACTGGATGGCGCCCGAAGTGATTGCCTGCGAGCACAACTCTGAGGCGACTTACGACAATCGAAGTGATTTGTGGAGCCTGGGCATCACGGCCCTCGAGATGGCCGAAAGTCAGCCGCCGTTGTGCGACATGCACCCGATGCGCGCCCTCTTTCTGATCCCGCGCAATCCGCCGCCTCGCCTCAAGTCGAAGAAATGGGCCAAAAAGTTCCAGAATTTCATTGAGACAGTGTTGGTCAAGGATTATCACCAGCGCCCTTACACAGAGCATCTGCTCAAGCATCCATTCATTCGCGACCAGCCGACCGAACGGCAAGTTCGCATCCAGCTCAAGGACCACATTGACAGGTGCAAGAAACACAAGCAgcaaaaag AACGAGAAGATTATCGATATAGTGGTTCAGAGAATGAGGAAGAGGAACACCCAGTGGCGGGCGAGCCGTCTTCCATCATTAACCAAGTTCAGGGTGGTGATACTCTACGCCGCAATTTCCAGCAGATTCAG GAAGGTAAAACGCTGACGAGCCCGAGCCCCAAGGATCCGCGAGAAGCTCGCGAGCGTGAAAGAGAGCGTGAACGCGTGGAAAGGGAACGAGAACGCGAGAGAGAACGTGAGCGTGATcgtgaaagagagagagaccgcGAGcgtgaaagagagagagagattcGCGATCGCGAGAACCGCAACAGGGGAGGGGGCAAAGAGAGCAAACGcgagaaagaagaatttaTCGATCCCAGTCCACCGGCTAGGCCTCCACTCCCGCAGAGACTCATCG TCGTTCCAGATCCACCGCCACCTTCTCGGCCACTTCCTCTACCTCCAAAAGAAGAACGGAAACAGGCCACTCCTCCCGTTTCTTCGCAGCAACAACACCATCACCGTCAGGGTCATCACGGACAACAACCTCCTCAACAGCCGCCGAGGAATTCGCAGCTTTTCAAGCAAGCCCAGGCTCGCAAACCAGAA GAGTTGGACGTGCTGGCTGCCCATTTGAATGAACTCGGACTGAGCGGCTCGCCGGCTGCTGCCGCTGGTCCGTCTTCTGCCGGTGCCCCGTCTCATTCAGCTTATCCAGTTGCGCCTAGCCGTTCAAACGGCAATAAAGCGGCTCTGCCTGAGCCGGCGTCGCAGTTCGCGGCTGCAGCCGCAGCTCGTGAAGCTGCACGTGAAGCGTCTCGTGAAGCGGCACGCGAGGCAGCGCGGGGAGTTGCCCGTGAGGCTGCTACTGCTCGGGAAGCTGCGGTTGCTGCAGCGGCGgcagccgccgccgccgcagcTGCTGCTGCCCAGCACAGCGATTCAGATAACGAAGAAGAACCGGCTGTGCGTGGAACACGGAATGATGGGACCCTTCTTGCCAGCGATCCACCGAAACCTCT GCCCAGCGAGCCAAGCGTCGCTGCAATTAAAGAAG GAACGGCAATGGGAGCTGGCGCTCCGAATCGGCCGCTACCACCAACACCGGATGAGGATGCCAACGAACGGACGCTGATCATGAAGCGG AACCGAGATGAACGGCATTCTGAAGCTCATCGAATGGACGCGTCATCGTCATCGGGAGTACAGCACCACATGGGTACGCCCGGATCTCGTTCCAGCACCGTTTTACCCGACCTGCTCTCTCAA GCATCCACACCCAGCGGCCATCGGCTAGACAAGTCTTCCAGCGAAGAG CAGTATCGTCAAGCGTTGAATAAATCCACCCCACTTCATCTCCAGCAGAAGCAGCGTTCGTTTTTGACGTTCGGCTTCGGTGCCAGTGGTGGCAATAGCGCCGGCGGATCGTCTACCGGCACCGAAAGGTCTTCGCTGGCCGTGGGCATCGGTGGCGGTCCGCCGCGCCGAGAGTCCAACATTAACGTCAATGTGACACCGACGTCACACGATGCCGTGCCGGACACGCCTGAAATCCGCAAGTACAAGAAGCGATTCAATTCTGAAGTGCTCTGCGCTTCTTTATGGG GAGTCAATTTACTGATTGGAACGGAGAATGGCTTGATGTTGCTGGACCGTAGCGGTCAAGGCAAAGTCTACCAGTTGATATCACGCCGGCGTTTCCAGCAAATGGAAGTGCTCGAAGGTCAGAACATCCTGGTGACGGTATCTGGCAAGAAGAACCGCGTCCGCGTTTACTACCTCTCGTGGCTCAAGTCCAAGATTCTACGCACCGAGGGCGTTGGCGATCAGAACATTGAGAAACGCAATGGATGGATCAATGTTGGTGACCTCCAAGGCTCTGTCCACTTTAAGATCGTCAAATACGAAAAGATCAAATTCCTCGTCATAGCCCTGCGTGACAGTATCGAGATCTACGCTTGGGCGCCACGCCCTTATCACAAATTTATGGCTTTCAAA TCTTTTGGAGACTTAGCTCATCGTCCTCTCCTAGTCGATTTGACTATCGAAGAAGGAACCCGTCTCAAAGTCATTTATGGATCGGCCGAAGGATTTCATGCCATCGACTTGGATCAAAGCTCAGTCTACGATATCTACATCCCTAAACAC attcaaAACGCAATCACTCCACATACGATCGTGACGTTGCCCAACTCGAACGGCATGCAAATGCTTTTGTGCTATGACAATGAAGGTGTCTACGTCAACACATCAGGGAAG ATGCTCAAGAACGTGGTGCTGCAGTGGGGCGAGATGCCGACCAGCGTGGCCTTCATCGGTATCGGCGAGATTATGGGCTGGGGCAACAAGGCCATTGAAATTCGCAATGTGGAAACTGGACACTTGGACGGTGTATTCATGCACAAGAAAGCCCAGAGGCTAAAATTCCTCTGCGAACGTAACGACAAG GTGTTTTTCTCGTCAGCCAAAGGTGGTTCGACTTGGCAAATCTACTTTATGGTTCTCAACAAGCCCGGAATGGCAAATTGGTAA